CGTCGCTCATCACCTCGCGTAACGCCTCTGCGAGCTTTTCCGGGGTGCAGTCTTCCTGCAGGAATTCAGGAATGACGTTCTCGCCGATCACGAGATTGGCCAGGATCACCGAGTTCACCTTGATGGCGCGGCGCAGGATCCAGGCCTCCATTGTGCCGGTCCGGTAGGCCGTCACCATCGGCACGCCAGCCAATGCCAGCTCCAGCGTCACCGTGCCGGATTTGGCCAGCGCTGCATGCGCGATCCGGAACTTCGCCCGCTTCTCCTGCTCGCCGATCACGACCTGGGGCTGCACCGGCCAGCCTTTCACCGCATCCACGACCGCCTCCTGCAGATGCGGCATGGTCGGCAGCACCAGTTCGAAAGCTGTGCCCTGCTCCTGCAGCCGCGCCACCGCCTGGCCGAATACCACCATGTGGTGGCGGATTTCGCTGCGCCGGCTTCCCGGCAGCACCAGCAGCACCGGCGGCGATTGCGCCCGCCGCGCGGCTTCATCCGGGTTCGGGCGCAGCGAGGCCACTTGCTCGGTCAGGGGGTGGCCGACATAGCTGCAGGGCGGCCCGTGCAGCCTGCGATACGCCTCGGGCTCGAACGGCAGCAGCGCCAGCACGTGATCGACATATTTCAGCATCGCGCGCGCCCGGCCCGGCCGCCACGCCCAGACCGACGGCGACACATAGTCGACGATCGGCAGCCGGGGATCCTTGGCGCGGACGCGTCTGGCGACGCGGTGGGTGAAGTCCGGGCTGTCGATGATGACGAGAATATCCGGCGCCGCTTCCGTCACCGCGATAGCCGTTTCCTTGATCAGCCCGAGGATTTTTGGCAAGTCCCTGACGACGGCGGCGAGCCCGATGATCGAGAGCTCTTCGATCGGAAACAGCGACTCCAGGCCCTCGCGCGCCATCGCGCGGCCGCCGACGCCTTCGAACCGCACCCCGTCGCCAAGGCGCTGGCGCAGCACTTTCATCAAGTTGGCGCCGAGGCGATCGCCGGACTCTTCCGTCGCGATCAGAAATATCCTCCGCTCCATCCCGGCGGTGGTGTGAGACGGCGTCACGCCGGCACGCCCTGAATGAACAGGCCGGCGCTGTCAGCGGCCTCGATCATGGCTTGCGCCTCCGCGGCGATCGTATGGCCGGCGATCACGGCGATGCCGGCAAGTCCGGCCCTCGCCACGCCTTCGATGGTTTTAGCGCCCACGGTCGGCAGGTCGAAGCGCAAATCCTGGCCACTCTTGGGCGCCTTCATCAGTACGCCGCGGCCGGATTTGGCGCGGATGCGCCCGGCATCGCGCAGCCGCGCCACGCGCGCCAACAGCCCGTCGGTGCCCTCGATATCTTCGACCGCGACCACATGCCCGTCGATCACGACCACGGCCTGGCCGATGTCGAAAGGCCCGAGCGCGCCAAGCACCTCCCGCCCCTTGGCGATATCGGCTGTGGCAGCGGGATCGGGCAAGGCGCGGGCAATGTTTCCCTCCGGCATCAGAATGTCGGGGGCGACGTCCCGGATGCCGACCATCCGAAAACCGTCCTGTTCGAGGATGCGGGCGATCCCCGACAACAGGTGATCGTCGCCGCCGCGAAACGCCGCCCAGACGCGGCCGAGGACGCGGACCGTCCCCCAGTCGAGCCGGATTTCCGACAGCGCCGGACGCAGCAGCGTGCCGATGAAGATCAGGTCACGGCAGCCCTCGCTGCGGAACAGTTTTGTCGCACGGCCGAGTTGCCCGACCGAGATCCAGTGATGGCGGAAACGCCCGACGCGCGCCGGATCGCAGGCGCCACGTAGTGCAAACAGCACCGGCGCGATCCCGCGTTGGCTAAGCGAATCCGCCACCGCGAACGGCATGGCGCCACCGCCTGCGATGACGCCGACGGGCGATGAAATGTCAGAAGCCGCTGAATTCATGGCTGCGGCGATCCCGTCATCAATGCTTGTTTCCGTCGTCGGCGGGCAGGCAGAGCGCGCGATGTTTGCCTTGCGCGATGAAGGCGAGGATTTCGGCGATCGCCGGATCCTCTCCGGCCAGTGGCTGCACCGCATTCAGCCGCTCGGCAAAGATGCCGGGGCCGTGAAACAGGCTTTGATAAAACGAGCGCACTTTCGCCAGCCGCTCCTTGGTGAACTTGCGGCGCTTCATGCCGATGATGTTCAGCCCTTCGAGGCTCGCATACTGACCGTTGGCGAGCCCGAATGGAATGATGTCGCCACGCACGCCGCAGACGCCGCCGACCATCACCTGCGGCCCGATTCGGGTAAACTGGTGCACGGCCGACAATCCGCCGATGAAGACGAAATCGCCGATCTCGCAGTGACCGCCGAGCGTGGCGGAGGTTGCAAAAATCACGTCATTGCCGACCTGGCAGTCATGACCGACATGGCTGCAATTCATGAAGTAGCCGCGCTCGCCGACACGGGTGATGCCGCCGCCGGCAACCGTGCCGGCGTTCATGGTGACGGATTCACGGATGGTACAGCCCGCACCGATCTCGAGCTGGGTCAGTTCGCCCTTGTAGCTCAGCGATTGCGGCGGGGTGCCGAGCGAGACGAACGGATAGATCGTGCAGCCGGCTCCGATCGTGGTCTGCGCGGTGACGTGAACATGCGCGATCAGATGGCAGTTGGCGCCGATAACGACGTTCCGGCCGATGATGCAATAGGGACCGATTGTTGTCCCCTCGCCGATCACAGCGCCATCCTCAACCCGCGCGGTTGGATCGATCGTACCCATCAAGCAGCCCAGCCCATCGATTGGACGCGAATATCTCGCGTTTTCGGGTGGTTAGCGCGGCACATCATGGCTGTCCAGTGACGTATGGTTACGTCATGTGTCGGGCGCAATCCATCTGCGGCCGACCCAATTTCCGGCTTCGAAGACCGAGGCGAGCCGTCGCTACGTCATGCTGCCGGGCAGAAAGCAGCGGATCGAAATCCCGAGCGAGTCCTTGACCGGCCACACCATGGTCCGACCGGCGCGATTTGGCACGGTGATGACGGCATCGTCGGGCACGTCGATCCATTGACCCTCGAGCCGGACGCGATAATGACCGTCCTTCGATTCCCAATCGACGTCGGAAACGGCGGAGCCATCGGCGTCCGAGCAGCATAGACCCTTTTTACTTCTGAGGCTGTCGAACCAGGGCTTGAGCGGAGAGTTGGCATAGCGGCCATCGTCACGGGCCGCTGCACTGCCGGCGAAAGCAACGGCTGAGGCGATCAGCGCTACGGAGGCTCTGAGAAGTTTCATGCGGCCCGTCTCCGCAACACCCACTTCCACCGGAACTACAAACCTGTGAGCGGGCCGAAGTTCCGTCGTGGCGAAACCAAATCTGGAGCATGCTTCAACTGAGTTGAATCATGCTCGTCATCTTCTTGTTTGAGCATGATCTCCGGGCAAACGCGTTCCGCGTTTGTCCCGAGGGAAAACCGGTACCCCTTTTCCGGATCATGCTCTAGTTGCCCGCCAGTGCGATCCATTCGCCGGGCTGCACGTGCGCGATCAGGACGGCCGGGCCCGAGGCACTGGTCTTGTAGACAAGTGCCTCGCCTTCGCGGATATCGGCAAATTCCTTGCCGAAGGCGTCGGCGACGTTGGTCTTGTGCGTTACCGCCAGATTATTGAGGCCGGGCTTCGGAGGCGCGTTCACAAGATCGCGCATGGCGCGTCCGGTCTTGGCGCTCTTGCCGTCCGGGTTGGCCATCGCAGACGAACTGCCCGCACCGCTGTCGGTCAATGCGTCCACCGGAGAGACGCCCTTGCCGCCAAGCAGCCTGCCGGTCTCAACGGCGCGATTGAGTTGGCTCGTATAGACTTCACCGATCGGCACGCCAAGCTTCTTCAGCGCTTCGCCAAGCTCGCGCGCCATGTTGCGGCCTTTTTCGCTCAATTGCCGCTGCGCGGTCATGTCGTCGAACTTGAAGGGGTAGACATCCTTCTGGCTGTCATCGGTAGCGCCGTGTCGAAACACGAGGACATAGCCACCGCCCTTGAGAGACGATACGAGACCGTCCAGATCAGCCGCGTAACCTCGCGCCGACATCAATAGAAAAATCACCAAACACGAAATGATGGACGCAGGCTTGCTCACGGATGCCTCCGTTGAAAAAGCGCGGACCCAGACCGGATCCAGCCAGTAAATTCCGTCAATCGACCGGCGCGGGTTCCGCTATCAGCGATTGAGCAAAGACATCAGGAAGACGTCGGTTGTGTGGCAGATAAATACAATCAATCCGTCAGCATCGCGCCGACGTCGGCCTCCGCGACCACGCTGCCATTCACCTTGGCGTCGCCGTGAAACCACCACATCGCCTTGCGGCGGCCGATCGAGCGCATGTGATACTCGATGGTATCGCCGGGCATCACCGGCTTGCGGAATTTGCACTTGTCGATGGTGAGGAAATAAACCGCGCGCGGCTTCTCGGTGCCCTCGACCGACTTGATGCCGATCACGCCGGCGGTTTGCGCCATGGCCTCGATCATCATCACGCCGGGATAGACCGGACGGTCAGGAAAATGGCCGAGAAACGGCGGCTCGTTGAAGGTGACGTTCTTGATGCCGATACCGCTGTAGTCGGTCCGGATCTTGATCACCCGGTCGATCAGCAGCATCGGATAACGGTGCGGGAGCGTCTTGAGGATCTCGTTGATATCCACGAGCTCAAACCTGACCGGTGCCTCCTCCATCACTCCCGTCCCTCGCCTTTCGGATCGGCCGTGCCGCCCTGCACCAGTCGCTCCACCGCAATAATCTCCCTGAACCACTGCTTGGTCGGTTTGGCAAAATGACCGCCCCAGCGGCCATTGGGCGGAATGTCGTCCTTGACTGCACTCATGGCCGTTACCTGGGCGCCGTCGCCGATCTTGAGGTGGTTGTTGATGCCCACCTTCGCCCCCAGCGCGACGTTGTCACCGATCGTCAGGCTGCCCGCGAGCCCGATCTGGGCCGCGAGCAGGCAGTGCCTGCCGATGGTCACATTGTGGCCGATCTGGACCTGATTGTCGATTTTGGTGCCCTCGCCGATCACCGTATCCCGCAGGCTGCCGCGGTCGATGGTGGTGCCGGCGCCAACCTCGACATTGTTCTGGATCAGGACCCGGCCGGTCTGCGGCACCTTCTGATGGCCCTCGGGGCCGAAGAAGATGAAGCCATAGCCATCCTGCCCGATGCTGCAGGCGGGATGGATCAGGACATTGTTGCCGATCAAAGCGAACTGAATCGCGGTGCGGGCGCCGACATTGCAGTCGCGGCCGATCTTGACGTCAGCGCCGATCACTGCGCCCGCGCCGATCACGGTGCCGGCGCCGATCTCGACCCGGGGGCCGATTACCGCGAGCGGATCGACGATCACGCCGTCTTCCAGGTGGGCCGACGGATCGATGATCGCCGATGGCGCGATGCCGTCATTGTCGAACCAGGATTGCGGACGAAGCGCATCGGCGTGCCATTCGCGTGCCAGCTTCACAAAGGCACGGAACGGCTGCGTGGCCCGCAGCACCGCCACATGGGCGGGCACTTGGGCCTCGAAACGCGGGCTGACCAGGCAGGCGCCGGCCTTGGTCGCCTTGAGCTGATCGCCGTATTTGAGGTTGTCGAAAAACGCCAGATGCATGGGACCGGCTTCGTCGAGCGAAGCGAGGCTCCTGATCACCTGGCCGCCGCGAGCGGGGTCGGCCAATACCGCTCCCGTCAACGCGGCCAGTTCGGCCAGCGTCGAGGAAGCAGGTTGCTTGAAGAATATCGGCTGCGCCATTCCACCCGTCGAAAGTTCGGCCGACCTACACATCAGAGCGCCGGCTCCGAAGAAACGGAGCCGGACCCTCTTTCTAGTTCCGAGGCGTTCTCGTCACGCGGACCTGACGTCCGTTCGCTTCAAGCTACCTTAGAACGATGTGCCACCGCCAAACTTGAATTGCTGCACGCGGTCAAACTGACCCTTCGTAAGCGGCACCGCATAGTCGAAGCGCAGCGGACCGAATGGCGAAGCCCAGATGATGCCGACGCCCACCGAGGTGCGAACCACGTTGCCGTCGTCATACTGCAATCCCAAGCACGTTCCTGGAGCGGCCGAAGTCGTTGCCGTGACCTGCGTCGGCTTGATGCAACCGGGCACGTTGACCTCACCCGTCGCCGCCCACGACGTCGGGCCTTTGTAGTCCCAAAGTCCGCCGGCGTCGGCATAGACCGAGCCCTTGAGCCCGACTTCCTTCGGCAGGAACCAGAACGGCATCTGCAATTCGAACGAAGCGCCCCAGTATTTGGTGCCGCCGAGCGCGTCACGCGTGCCGTAGGGGTTGATATCGCGCGGACCAATGCCGTTCGGCGCGAAACCGCGAACCAGGTTCGGACCCATCTGGAAGTGATCGAGCATGCGCAGTTCGCTGCCGCCGAACTGGTTCAGCATGCCGCCCTGGAGATGGATCAGGCCGACGATATCGGCGACCAGCGGGGTGTAGTACTTCGCGTCGACCGCGGACTTGATGTACTTCACGTCGCCGCCGACACCGGCGAAGTCCTGCTTCCAGTCGATCAGCAGGCCGTCAGACGGGTTCTTGTTGTTGTCCAGCGTGTTGTAGTTCAGCGAATAGCCGACCGACGAAGTCAGCGCCTTGCCGCTCTGCAGTTCCTTGCGGACCGGCAGCGAGGCTTCGCCATCGCCGTAGCACCACAGGCCGATGCCGGAGGTGTCGGTGGTGGTTTGGCCGCCTGATGTGATCGATCCGCCAGCGCCGACGCCGGCCAGATTCGCAAATGCCGGTGACGGGTTGAACGCGAGCAGCGAGTTCGACGAATTGTTATTACAGTTCGCGAGCGTGCTCGGCAGCGAAATTTCCTGCTGATAGATCGAGTAGCGCAACTGAAGCGCGAGATCTTCCCGCAGCGTGAAGCCGAGACGCGGGCTGAAGCCAAGCGTCTTTGTGCCGTAGGCGATGTAGCTGTTGGCCAATTGCTCGCGATAAAACAAGTCGAGGCCAAGCGCGACGCGATAGTCGAACAGATAGGGGTCGACGAACGACAGCGAACCGCCGCGCGCGTACTGACCGTAGGTCACGGCTGCCTTCGCATACAGGCCGCGGCCGAGGAAGTTGCGCTCGGAGATGCTGACTTCGGCCAGCGCACCGTCGGTGGTCGAATAGCCGCCCGACACAGAGAAGTCGCCGGTCGACTTCTCTTCGAGATCGACGACCAGAATCACGCGATCGGTCGACGAGCCGGGCTCGGTCAGGATCTTCACGGTCTTGAAGAAGTCGAGGTTCTTCAGCCGGCGCTCGGCGCGATCGACCAGCGCGCGGTTGTAAGCGTCGCCTTCAGACAGGTCGAACTCGCGGCGAATCACGTAGTCGCGGGTGCGGGTGTTGCCGCGGACGTTGATGCGCTCGATATAGGTACGCGGCCCCTCATCAACGGCGAACACGATCGAAACGGTGTGCGCTTCGAAATTGCGATCGCCGCGCGGGCGCACCACGGCGAAGGCGTAGCCGCGCCGCGAGGCCTCGATCTGCATTTCCTCGACCGATTTCTCAAGCGCCTCGGCATTGTAGACCGAGCCGACGCTGACACGCGAGAAGCTGCGCATCGAGGCGGTATCGAGGGTTGCGATGGAACTCTGGAAGTCGACGGAGGCCACGCGATATTGCTGCCCCTCCTCGATCTTGAAGGTGACGAGGAAGCCCTTCTTGTCGGGGTCATACTCGGTCAGCGCAGCGATCACCTGCACGTCCGCGTAACCGTTCTTGAGGTAGAAGCGGCGAATCAGGTCGCGGTCAGCCTCGACCCGGTCGGGATCGTAGACGTCGGCGCCGCCGAGGAAGCTCAGAAGGTTGGATTCGCGCGTCTTGATAACGTCCTTCAGGCGATAGGACGAGTAGGCGACGTTACCGACGAACTCGATCGACCTGATGCCGGTCTTGCTGCCCTCGGTGACCGTGAAGATCAGGTCGACGCGATTGTTCGGCTGCTCGATGATTTCAGGGGTCACGCGCACGTCATAGCGGCCGGAGCGCCGGTAGATTTCGGTGATGCGCTGGGCGTCCGACTGAACCATCGGGCGCGAGAATGTGCCACGCGGCTTGGACTGGATTTCAGCCGAAAGCTGCTCGTCCTTGACCTTCTTGTTGCCTTCGAAGGCGATGCGCCCGATCACCGCGTTTTCGACCACGGTCACGACCAGCCGGCCACCTGCCTGATTGATTCGCACGTCCTGGAACAGGCCGGTTTCGATCAGCGCCTTGAGGCCGTCGTCGATCTGGGCCTGCCCGAGCCGGCCGCCAGGGCCCGGCTTGAAATAGGAACGGATGGTCTCGACCTCGACACGCCGGTTCCCCTCAACGGAGATCGATGCAACGGTCTGGGCCACAGCCGGCACAGACACCAGCGCGCTCCCCATCGGCGCGGCCACCATGATCAGAGCGCCCAGTAGAGCCCCCCGCACTCGCATTCCCAACATCATGCGCAACGCGCCCTCGTCATTGCAGTGCCGGCCCGCACACACCCCTACGAACCGGCAGATTCCCTAAGTTGCACTGCTTGTAGCCAATTTCGACAGGGCGGCAAACCAGACTTCGCGATGCGATTCCATTTTCATTCCAAGACGTTGCCGATGGGCAACGTCACAAAAAAGCCGCTACTACGATCTCCCGAACAATCCCTTCAGCCACGGCACCTGATGGAAGTCGTTATAAAAGGCAAACACCATCAACATCAGCACGAGAACCAGCCCGACACGGAACCCGTATTCCTGAGACTTTTCCGACAGAGGACGCCCCCGCAGCACCTCAGCCGTGTAGAACAAAAGGTGACCGCCATCGAGCAGGGGAACCGGGAACAGGTTCAGCAGCCCGATCGAGATGGACAGCACCGCCGCCAGATGAAGTAGCGGAATCAGCCCCAGCGTGGCCACCTGACCCGAAATCTGCGCGATCCGAATCGGCCCGCCGATCTGGTCCGCGCTGGCCCGCCCGGTGAAGATGTTGCCGATATAGGAGAGCGTCTGGTCTATGACGAACCAGGTTTCCTTGATTCCCAGCCAAAGTGCGCTCGCCGGATCGACCTTCTCCGTGGTGACCTCGCCCGGCGACGTCGCACGGGTGATGCCGAGAATCCCGAGGCGCTGCATGTTGCCGAAGGGATCCTTCACTTCGCGCAGTTCCGGCGTACCCTTCAATTGCAGCGTGGAATCACCGCGCTTGACGGTGAAGGTCAGGGTGTCGCCGGCACGAACGCTGACCAAGCGCTGCATGTCGGAGAAGCTGCCGATCTTCTTGCCGTCGATGGCGGTGACGATGTCGCCGACCTGAAAGCCCGCCCGCTCGGCGGCGCTGCTGGCTTCGATCTTGTCGACGCGCGCCGTCGTGCTCGGCTTGCCGAAGAAGGTGAAGAGACAGGTGAAGATGACGATCGCCAGAATGAAATTCGCGATCGGACCGGCGGCAACGATGGCCGCCCGCGCGCCGACTTTCTTGTGATGGAAACTGCCCGCCCGCTCTTCCTCGGTCATGCTGGC
This portion of the Bradyrhizobium sp. AZCC 2262 genome encodes:
- the lpxB gene encoding lipid-A-disaccharide synthase; the protein is MERRIFLIATEESGDRLGANLMKVLRQRLGDGVRFEGVGGRAMAREGLESLFPIEELSIIGLAAVVRDLPKILGLIKETAIAVTEAAPDILVIIDSPDFTHRVARRVRAKDPRLPIVDYVSPSVWAWRPGRARAMLKYVDHVLALLPFEPEAYRRLHGPPCSYVGHPLTEQVASLRPNPDEAARRAQSPPVLLVLPGSRRSEIRHHMVVFGQAVARLQEQGTAFELVLPTMPHLQEAVVDAVKGWPVQPQVVIGEQEKRAKFRIAHAALAKSGTVTLELALAGVPMVTAYRTGTMEAWILRRAIKVNSVILANLVIGENVIPEFLQEDCTPEKLAEALREVMSDGELRRKQLEAFGKIDGILSTGNQPPSARAADIVLATMWQARRPN
- a CDS encoding LpxI family protein yields the protein MNSAASDISSPVGVIAGGGAMPFAVADSLSQRGIAPVLFALRGACDPARVGRFRHHWISVGQLGRATKLFRSEGCRDLIFIGTLLRPALSEIRLDWGTVRVLGRVWAAFRGGDDHLLSGIARILEQDGFRMVGIRDVAPDILMPEGNIARALPDPAATADIAKGREVLGALGPFDIGQAVVVIDGHVVAVEDIEGTDGLLARVARLRDAGRIRAKSGRGVLMKAPKSGQDLRFDLPTVGAKTIEGVARAGLAGIAVIAGHTIAAEAQAMIEAADSAGLFIQGVPA
- the lpxA gene encoding acyl-ACP--UDP-N-acetylglucosamine O-acyltransferase is translated as MGTIDPTARVEDGAVIGEGTTIGPYCIIGRNVVIGANCHLIAHVHVTAQTTIGAGCTIYPFVSLGTPPQSLSYKGELTQLEIGAGCTIRESVTMNAGTVAGGGITRVGERGYFMNCSHVGHDCQVGNDVIFATSATLGGHCEIGDFVFIGGLSAVHQFTRIGPQVMVGGVCGVRGDIIPFGLANGQYASLEGLNIIGMKRRKFTKERLAKVRSFYQSLFHGPGIFAERLNAVQPLAGEDPAIAEILAFIAQGKHRALCLPADDGNKH
- a CDS encoding histidine phosphatase family protein; the encoded protein is MSKPASIISCLVIFLLMSARGYAADLDGLVSSLKGGGYVLVFRHGATDDSQKDVYPFKFDDMTAQRQLSEKGRNMARELGEALKKLGVPIGEVYTSQLNRAVETGRLLGGKGVSPVDALTDSGAGSSSAMANPDGKSAKTGRAMRDLVNAPPKPGLNNLAVTHKTNVADAFGKEFADIREGEALVYKTSASGPAVLIAHVQPGEWIALAGN
- the fabZ gene encoding 3-hydroxyacyl-ACP dehydratase FabZ, with the protein product MEEAPVRFELVDINEILKTLPHRYPMLLIDRVIKIRTDYSGIGIKNVTFNEPPFLGHFPDRPVYPGVMMIEAMAQTAGVIGIKSVEGTEKPRAVYFLTIDKCKFRKPVMPGDTIEYHMRSIGRRKAMWWFHGDAKVNGSVVAEADVGAMLTD
- the lpxD gene encoding UDP-3-O-(3-hydroxymyristoyl)glucosamine N-acyltransferase, yielding MAQPIFFKQPASSTLAELAALTGAVLADPARGGQVIRSLASLDEAGPMHLAFFDNLKYGDQLKATKAGACLVSPRFEAQVPAHVAVLRATQPFRAFVKLAREWHADALRPQSWFDNDGIAPSAIIDPSAHLEDGVIVDPLAVIGPRVEIGAGTVIGAGAVIGADVKIGRDCNVGARTAIQFALIGNNVLIHPACSIGQDGYGFIFFGPEGHQKVPQTGRVLIQNNVEVGAGTTIDRGSLRDTVIGEGTKIDNQVQIGHNVTIGRHCLLAAQIGLAGSLTIGDNVALGAKVGINNHLKIGDGAQVTAMSAVKDDIPPNGRWGGHFAKPTKQWFREIIAVERLVQGGTADPKGEGRE
- the bamA gene encoding outer membrane protein assembly factor BamA, yielding MMLGMRVRGALLGALIMVAAPMGSALVSVPAVAQTVASISVEGNRRVEVETIRSYFKPGPGGRLGQAQIDDGLKALIETGLFQDVRINQAGGRLVVTVVENAVIGRIAFEGNKKVKDEQLSAEIQSKPRGTFSRPMVQSDAQRITEIYRRSGRYDVRVTPEIIEQPNNRVDLIFTVTEGSKTGIRSIEFVGNVAYSSYRLKDVIKTRESNLLSFLGGADVYDPDRVEADRDLIRRFYLKNGYADVQVIAALTEYDPDKKGFLVTFKIEEGQQYRVASVDFQSSIATLDTASMRSFSRVSVGSVYNAEALEKSVEEMQIEASRRGYAFAVVRPRGDRNFEAHTVSIVFAVDEGPRTYIERINVRGNTRTRDYVIRREFDLSEGDAYNRALVDRAERRLKNLDFFKTVKILTEPGSSTDRVILVVDLEEKSTGDFSVSGGYSTTDGALAEVSISERNFLGRGLYAKAAVTYGQYARGGSLSFVDPYLFDYRVALGLDLFYREQLANSYIAYGTKTLGFSPRLGFTLREDLALQLRYSIYQQEISLPSTLANCNNNSSNSLLAFNPSPAFANLAGVGAGGSITSGGQTTTDTSGIGLWCYGDGEASLPVRKELQSGKALTSSVGYSLNYNTLDNNKNPSDGLLIDWKQDFAGVGGDVKYIKSAVDAKYYTPLVADIVGLIHLQGGMLNQFGGSELRMLDHFQMGPNLVRGFAPNGIGPRDINPYGTRDALGGTKYWGASFELQMPFWFLPKEVGLKGSVYADAGGLWDYKGPTSWAATGEVNVPGCIKPTQVTATTSAAPGTCLGLQYDDGNVVRTSVGVGIIWASPFGPLRFDYAVPLTKGQFDRVQQFKFGGGTSF
- the rseP gene encoding RIP metalloprotease RseP, translated to MSEFFLHSFNTLGHGLIGYIIPFLFVLTIVVFFHELGHFLVARWAGVKVLTFSLGFGPELVGFNDRHGTRWKISAIPLGGYVKFFGDESEASTPASAEALASMTEEERAGSFHHKKVGARAAIVAAGPIANFILAIVIFTCLFTFFGKPSTTARVDKIEASSAAERAGFQVGDIVTAIDGKKIGSFSDMQRLVSVRAGDTLTFTVKRGDSTLQLKGTPELREVKDPFGNMQRLGILGITRATSPGEVTTEKVDPASALWLGIKETWFVIDQTLSYIGNIFTGRASADQIGGPIRIAQISGQVATLGLIPLLHLAAVLSISIGLLNLFPVPLLDGGHLLFYTAEVLRGRPLSEKSQEYGFRVGLVLVLMLMVFAFYNDFHQVPWLKGLFGRS